The genome window CGAAAAAGTGGTTAATTTTGGATCATCATAAACTAGTTTCTATttctacataagtacctactctcTACCCTTGCAGCCACGAAGACATCCGCGACGCGATGATGTCGTTGGTGCACATGTTCCGATCGTCACAAGACAAGCTGGAACGCCACGAGTACCGGGAGAAGGTGCTCGGAGACCAGGTCAAGAAGATGCTTACAGGGTTGGAGAAGAAGCACCGCGCGCTCGAACCGCTGAAAGGAATGCTCAGCAGGCTCGACGAACGACTGTCCAATGTTGAAACTATACTTCTACAGGTAAGTAGATAGACAAAAAAGCATGCAAGCGTGCATGTATAACCGAACATCATCTACAAAAATTGCCTAGCTCAGAACGCTCCcggagtaagtaagtaggttccAATTGTAATAATGAACTTAGCTAAGAACGAAGTTCAAACTGGTACATAGGTAAAGCTTTTGTTCACGTAAGCTGTGGTAGAATAGTTGTaatgttattgtttattctatggttcagAATCGTTAGTGGATAAGCGTGTACCATAATGTGGaccaaataattttattacgtgaCTGACCTGAACACATTCGTACAATACTTATTGGCCCTtaaatcaattcaattcaattaagcAATAAACGGGTGTGGTACCTAAGTACATCTAATAATTGTCTTTGAGATTTGAAGTAACTATTCAATAAGATTGACTGAACCTTTATAAAACTTACTAGTAACGTAGTTGTATATTTTGGAAACCAGAATAACGTACGGGGGCAAAATTTAATTAGGTCACGCACAGTTTTGATTCATTGAGATTTTTCCTTCAAAAATTTATGTATGAACAAAATGTTACAGCCATAAGGAAATCCCATAATACTTCTTTTTCACGGTTTGTTACGGGTGTTCAAATGAATAAAACTTTACTTAATTCCAGAAAGAAGAACGCGAGAAAGCCACCCAGAAGAAAACAGACGAGGCTTTAGACGGCATCCAGAAATCTCTGCAGAGTCTCACTGCATCTCTACCCAAGAACTTGAAGCCAGGAGGATCAGTTGTGGAGGACAACTTGACCACCAATGAGGATGGCTCGGACAAAAAGCGTGACGCTACTGATGCGAAGCTGGACGCTGTGAAGACTGAGATTGATAATTTGAAGAATAGTTTGAGCAAAGTGAGTTTGTTGTAATTCTTTTCAAAAAGCAGTACCTGGAACCTAAGTACCTATGATAAGGTCTCCCTTTCTGCTCAAGTAATGTCTGGCAGTTGTCGAAAAAGTTGAGTTCGATCCCCGGTTAGGTCTTTCAAGACAAATATATCTACTTAAATCTAGACGCCTTTGTGATAATGCACGGGTCTCCACACGCTTTCTAAAGTGAGGCGAAATACATTGGACTTCATTCCAGAAAGTATGTGATCCTGCTCTGGGTAGTTTGCCAAGAAACCCTGTCACTTATTTTACTTTCCAATCCAAAACACAGGACTCTCTCCGGTCGGTCTGCCTGGCGATGGTGTCCGAGGTGAACCCGCTAGAGAAGCACATCTCGGAGGCTGAGAAGCTACTGACGCGGTACGAGCTGAAGCTGAACGAATTCAACGGCACCAAAGTGCAGACAGACTTCGTGCCGCTCAGTGAGGTCACGTTGGCCGATGAAGCCTGGCATAGCAAGATGTCTGAAGGTAATACCAGTTTACATGCGGACAAATGTCACCAGCTATGTTACAGTCTATACCAATATTAACCAAATCACGGGAGGTGTGCGCGGTAGATTCAAAGCTCTTTCTCATTTGCACTCTCCTGACTCTACAAATTTTGGTAAAAACATACGGTAATAACTGTAGGTAACAGTAACAGGCATTTTGTACTAATCAGTTATCCAGCTCGAATATTTAGATACAGTCCTTCTCAAAGCATTCTCTctctttaagagctgcgctcttgtcggtggagtaatcgccattcctctcttcttcccgccaaatccttcacctcctgatacgacacgacctgcaccttctcttttatttgtttcataaatgttctcctaagtCTACCCTTTCCTGTTTTCCCTTCAATACTCAAAGCATTAGGCGGCCATATTCCTAAAAAAAGCATTCCTTCCAAGCAAACTTCACAGCAACAGCCTCCATCGCGATCTGGTGGCCAGTTGTTTAAGCGGTCGACCCTTGATCTGGATGTACTGGGGTCGATTCACTACTAATTAGAAGTGACAAAGCTTTCTTTATTCCCAGTGATGGAACGACAAGAGAAGGAGATCCAGAAGATCCAGCAGCTGTTAACCGACGCGGAGAGCATGTGGAAAGACCTGCCGCGAGTGGCGGACCTGACCGCCGCCACAAACCGTACGCTCGATGCAGTGCAGCAGGCGAAGAATGAGCTCAAGGAAAATGATGATGCTTGTAAGTTGCGgcaaatattgttaaatattatGGAGGTACtattcaaaaataaacaaaggttTATCGATGTTAACTATTAGCATAATCATCATCTCATATTTGTCCAATTCAGTTCTAGGAATACAaccctacttacttacctatttcgatatccggctcgaaggaccaaactGTTAATTTCTTACAACCCCTTCATGAAtagttacaataattataatgttatcaTACACACATTatcatataggtaggtaggctgtgtatacttaggtactgtaataattacctatctaAACCTcgcggtacagtcatgagcaatatcatgtacccgctttagaaccctgtcgcactatcatatttgacatttaatgaaacttacggttaaatttgtcaaaaaagttaatgtgacatggtttcaaagtgtttacatacTCGGtgtgtactcgtgaccgtacagagtgTACTAACCAAATCTCTCCTATTCTTGCAGCGGTTGGCAAAGTGTCAACCAAGCTGCGTGAGATGAGCGATCGGCTGGTGGGCACCAACGAGGACATCCAGCGCAGCCTCACGCAGGGCAACACCATGACGGAGCATGCATACAACGACATCTCCAGGAGTTACGAGACGCTAAGAACTGAGGTAACATCAGCAGGGGAATGTATTACACAACAAAAAATATGTCGTCTTTCACTTACATAAGCGCAAGACAGAGATGGAACTAGTTTTAGAAGTTTGAGTTCGCCACAATCGGCACCACTATCTGGGGGCACgacagtgcccccgccaagtcgAACAAAAACAACGGCTTTGAATTATTTAGTAggtagtataaaaataaaaaagttttattgcAACCTTGTGTTCGTATCAAATATAGTGTTACAAAATACAGTAGTAACGTGGAcctgcggcctccgtggtccagtggttgagtgttaggctcacgatccggaggccccgggttcgaatcccggtggggaaattatcacaaaaattactttgtgtttggttaggacattacaggctgatcacctgattgtccgaaagtagtgtttcggaaggcacgttaagccgttggacccgattacctactacttactgatgtaagtaagtagtcgttacatgagtcatgtcaggattgatgaggttggtaacccacacGGGAGGAGAAGAACGTGGACCTGCAACTGGTAGAGCACAACATACTCAGTGGGGcaatacaatatattaaattaGAGGGTAAGCCCCAATACTTTGGGAGATTATTTATACCTGGTATTAGAGTCCTAATCCAGCAGGGAAGTACTAAccgaatataaataagtatgtaatataattactaaaaaCCGACCGTCAACCCCGCAGGTGCAGACGTTATCGAAGAACGAGCACGTGATGCTGCAGACGGCGGACAACGTGATCGCCAACAAGAAGCGCATCGAGTACGGCGTGCACCAGATCCTGGTGGAGGTGGGCGAGCTCATCAAGATGCAGGGCAAGAACCTCAACCGGACTATCAACGACAGGTAACGCTTGGCAGCACTTTTTACCAAAAGCTGTGCTACAGGCCTGtagtttgcgtttgaccacaatcttgttGATAAGTGACGATGTTTTAAGGTCGGACACGCTTACCTAAGAAATACGATATAATTTCATGCAGTTACAATTTCAATGGGACACAATATCAAAGGGCCACATTTTGGACAGTATCTTCACAATTGCAAAATTACACAATAGGGTAGGGTCTCGAAGACATTTcggtttattaaattaaaacataaacttaGTATTCTGTAATAGactgttgtttgtatgaagtgtccgggggtgtgcctaaaggttgcctggaaaaaaatGCTGCAAACTGTCTTATTCTTGTGTTCTTTGGGttccataaaatatatttatcttatttaccACACTCTCTCTTTCTATAAGGTTCGACAACATCGAGACGACGATAGTGGAAAACCAGACGGGCGCACTCACCAACCTGAGCTCCAAGATCGAATCGGAGATGTCGCAAGTGTGGCGGCAGATCGGCATCATGTACCAGCAGCTCACCGCCAGCAAGATGTCGCTTGACAAACTTACCGTAAGTACTTACCATATCCACCAAGCACGTAGCCCTTAACTGTGCGGGCACAGTCAAGCCTTCAGAAAACAACTCGCACCCACCTTTGACACGAATTCCTCAGAATGATGAACCAGAGTCATCTTAGCGAAAACCACGTAAACGCCTTTatgaaaaatcatattctgaTGCGAttatcttcaacaaaacctcgagtGCCTtcaatttcaatccgggtaaaaattgagaccagaaaaatatatatttttatatgatttGAAATTAGCTTGTCTATTACGAGGTTTTGTAAACGAAAAACACTTCCGTACGTgacttttcaaaaaggcgcttctGTAGTTTTGACTATAAGGCGATGGTGTAATGGTCAGACATAAAATTATCTTCTTGCGTTATTGCGGAGATTTCCACGCCTACAGTGGCTACTGAATACCAGGTCCTTTCTTTGTAACGAAACGACCGCCTGTTCGGTTACCTTTAAAAATCCTTTGCACTTTAAAGGTCGTTCACGGACGTGCGTGTATGCATGTTAAAAACTTCAATTACTAGAATCGATCTAAGTGTTTAATTCACTTAGTAATTTCCTGTTATGTCCACAGGAACAAACCGAGCAATATGTTAATGGAAGCGCCACCACTATGGACAACATGAAAGACAAGGTAAACTGAAACAACTCATATGCCAATGACATAAAAGTCATAAtacgtttatttaattaacttGATGTATTCCAGGTGGGTTTGATAACGACTCGTATGACGGAAGTGGACGACAATTTGAACTACTTGCTCGGTCGACTGTCGCTTGTTGCTCAGGAGTTCAATCAGATCAAAACGGGGCTCGGGGATGCGTTGGACAAGGTCAAAGCGAGCTTCCTTACCGTACAGTCTAGACTTGATGGTGAGTATTTGAGACTGCTGATAACTGTGGCCAAACGGTCACTGGCACAACCGAATTAGCTGCTTATGCTACCACGAACACATGCTACAGCTTTGTAAAAATAACGTAAATAATGAGCCACCTCTCCCCACAGATGCCGGCCCCGGCCCACACAACATCACCAGTGCAGAAAAAACAACTTAAATTATTAACAGTACCAAATAACGTAGACTTAATTAACAAATACTATAAGCTTTTACCGCGTAGAAATTAACTGTAAGTTGACTGAATTAGGAGTATAGATAAGTGAAATGAAACTCGTGCAAATTAACTTTTGCAAATATTTAATCTCTTTCATAATTGTGgatctatatatttatattgtacaAGTTATATGatacaattaaatttgaccGTGACAGTACCCGACGTCACCGTGCCTCATCACACGTCGCGTCGTCAGTAAACCAACATTGACGAGGATCTAAGAACTTGTGACTTTATGAACTGTACAATCATATattgatataataattattgatctTAAACAATATACACACAAATTATTTGTCTCCCTTCttggttattttatttatcctgATTACAACCTCATTTTGTATGtgcaatttaaatattaattacttaacaaATTATACCAACtgttaaatacaaataatttattaaaattcgtgcCATTATAGTGAATTTGTTACGTTTacgaaatatatttgaatagtGAATACACTCGATAATTTATAGGAGAACAAATAAATAGCTTATAATGGGCTATTTGTGTTTTAGACATACAAAATATATGGAGATATTTTGGGACAATTTAGACAATATGATTGTACAACATATTGGAACGTAACTATCATTCCATGACTGGGATGGATaaccatttaaaaaataatgaaactttGGAATCCACTTAAAGGTATAACACTTGACACATTCGTTGTTATGAACAGCCTAAACGGGACAGTCTACAAGCTAAGTACAACGTAatggaaaaacaaaatcaacaatGTCCCAAAAAACACTTAACAACTAAAGGAATGCGAATGTCTGCGAACCAGTCGCTATATCTCTTACAACTTATCTATTTAGGAAATTTTGTGTCTATTTTTGATAACCGTGTAGGTACTTTATAAGCAGATTTGATCAAAGGAACCACTACATTgtcaatgtaaaaaataatttcaaatattatagAGGCAAATCTTCATGGCAGTGGCATACCTAACACCCATACACAAATAGCACttgaacaatttttatttttacataatattatgaatcACTGTATGTACATGGATAATTTTACATGTACACTATAttaatgcaaaaaatatttacaaatcctTAATTAATTGTGTTAAAAAGCACTTAATAGCTTTCCCTAAGCCCGCACCCCAAAGTGTATCCAAAAGAgaatagtaattaaaaataagctcaaagttaaacaaaaacgacaaaaatataaaagacaTAAGTACAGTGTATAGCCTGCATGCAGGTATAAAGAAGTAGTTCCCAACAACTCCTCTCATAGGGATCAGATATCACATTACGATGTAAGATTAAACACTTTACaaagacaaaaataatataaagaagATCCTTGGGAAACACGAAATTTAACGAAACAATTCATCCAAAGCATAAAGCGTAATATCGCTTTTAGatactcaattattatgtatACGTGATGAAACCGAAAGGTAAGGTGAATCTATCAAAAGCCCGAGTATGAAAGTACAACAAGCTCCCTAAGTGATGTAAGTCTAAGTTGTCCATGAGACAAAACTGTTCATGTCTGTGACATCTACTGTTTGTACAATGCGGCATCGTCACAACGTGCGCGCGATGCTGACGCGGCCGCAGCGGATTGTGCGTGTATGTGTGCCTCGCAGCTGCAGGCGGCGCCCTGCTCTCCCACCGTCAACATCGCTAAAATTTTGCCTTATCTCCATACTGTACCCtactatttataatttattaactcCTAACTAAGTCTCAAGTGTAAAATTGTGCCACACAAGCAATCTTAATGGGACATTTAAAGCCAAACGCAACAAAACCGTCTCCGAGCGCGCCGGCGCCGCAACCCGACCCGGCGCAGCGGCCCCTACCCAACGAGCGAGCCATGGAATGTTCACAATGGAAAATACTTACATCCCCCCTTTAAAACTAAGGTCCTCAacaagtaaataattttcaCTACGACTCGATTCATTCATATAAAATGACACCCGCTAATGCTTACTCCTCCTGACATTACAGTTATGGCTACACTCATATTTTGGATTCAAAATTGGAGTCCCCTATCATAGTTTCAATACATTATCTAAGAAATACAGTTGTGGCCGGATATAAAGGTGATGTTTATTACCCTAATACCGATCACGAGTACCAGATACATTACTCTGACAGTTACACTAGTTGATCTTACGTGATGGAACTTACATAGGAAGACATACAACTATACACATACGCTTTTAACAGACATCacgaaattaaaattgaatgtAAACGAATGAAAACTAACAAGATTATtgcatttatattattagtccatgtaataaaaatacagcTCTTTAGACTAAATATTAGCAAATGAGGCCGGACGTGGACCGCTCGCGGCgatgctccccaccagcgcgaGACAGCCCGCGCCTCCCGGCCAGAACCCCAACCAAACAGTACCTGCACTCAAGGTACTTGAACTGAATAACCAGTCAAACAACTAGACTTACTTGTGACGCCACGTCTCGAAAACGAGTTTGCAAAATAATTCATGACCACCCCATAAATCCGAGGCACTTACATGACCTTAAGAGTAATGATATACAACTACGAACTAGTGGTACCAAATGTTAGCTCATTGTCTTCCCGAGAAGGACCCGTTGATACAACGGGTGTGACACATTTAAAGCTATGGACATGTTTCACGTACTAAATGTTAATCAAGTCTAACCTAACACGGAGAGAGAAGGGAGCTATCGTAGACGtacaaagtacttaaatatCGTATCCTACATTCAGCTCTTAAGTCTTACATGAACTGACCGTTAACCAGTGCGATTACATACAAAATTGGTGTAATAAAATGAGTGTCGGACTTCGTAAAATGTCTAACGTGCTGTcatgtttaaaaatattggtGTCACCTGGAAAACTCCGAAAAAATTTGAACGAGTGCAGTAGTGAAAATAGTCAATCCATACAAATCAGTATTTCTTATCTCGTATTACTCTTAACATTATGATTAATAATGGTAAAAGTAGGTGCCACTTCAACCCCTTCGACCGAACCTACAAAGCAAATGTCACCACGCGTGATCTATGTACATATCGACAATCGcaataacaaaacaacaatttaCTATTTTATGTATACTTTAAAACTGTCGCACATAATTCTTATGTACAAATTCAACGGGTTCAGTTTAAACCTGACCGAACGTAACATCAATAGGGTTTCGGTCTTCGCATGGCACTTCGCTACAGAACCAAAATAGAGAAGCTAACTTCGGTGACGATCGATTTTCAATTCCTATAAACGCTATATTACAAGGGGATCTCGGTCCCCGGACGTCGTGGAGGCGTTTACGCCCCGCAAGGCCCACGTCGGCGGTTCACCGGCGACATCAGACCGAAACTATCCAagcttaaaatttaaaatcgtaCTGTCCAAACTGCCATGCAAAGCGTTACAAAATATCATATCTTATGTACATATTGTCGCTCGAAGATAAGAGTAAGAACTATCGCCTAGGTTAGGTGTGGGGATACAAAAGGTGCGGGGTTTACCTCCGCGTGCTCTTGGAGGAGGGGCGCGAGTGCGAGTGCGTGTGCGGGGTCGCGCCCCCCCCCCGCTCCTAACTGGAGCACGACGCGGCCGACACCGGGGACAGCGGGGAGTCACGCGGGCAGCCCGACAGCGTCACCACCACCTGCAACAACAACAACCTTCAGCGCTTGCTTCATAATGTGTCACACAACTGTACGAGCAACCCCTCGGTAGACTGGAAGGTTCAAGTTTATCCCACTATGCTATTTCAAACAGCAGGTTGATAAAAATACCATgggctgattttttttttaatcaaattttTTTCGAGGTttgagccactcttggtggttatgccagcctcgTAGTTTAGAGTgtttaatgatgatcaaatcatcAATTTACAAAAGAATACCATTACAGCACTACACCATGCTGTTCAGGGATTGTTATTCCTAAGAGACACAGTGCAGTATTTATATACAAGCCTTGCCGCTACGGACACTGGATCTGCCAAGAGGCACACAATCTCTCCTCCATGTACATTTTGGTGGAATAATCCTTCTAATCTGTTTGTTCCGGTCACACTCCACGGGCTGATCATTATATACAACACACTACCGCTGCATTGGCTTAACAATGTTTACACTGTTACAAATGACCCGGCTTGCCAAGTAGGTAACTATGACACTATTAGTAATATGTTGATTTCTACGTTGGACTGGGAGCAAATAATCTCTAACACAGGACTGCAAAATagtcttttgattacttgtggctctgctcaccccgttaTGGAATATGGGACATTATTTAA of Pectinophora gossypiella chromosome 16, ilPecGoss1.1, whole genome shotgun sequence contains these proteins:
- the LOC126373664 gene encoding putative leucine-rich repeat-containing protein DDB_G0290503, translated to MALRWTRVWWLAVAVLLWTPHAHSREVTHEDIRDAMMSLVHMFRSSQDKLERHEYREKVLGDQVKKMLTGLEKKHRALEPLKGMLSRLDERLSNVETILLQKEEREKATQKKTDEALDGIQKSLQSLTASLPKNLKPGGSVVEDNLTTNEDGSDKKRDATDAKLDAVKTEIDNLKNSLSKDSLRSVCLAMVSEVNPLEKHISEAEKLLTRYELKLNEFNGTKVQTDFVPLSEVTLADEAWHSKMSEVMERQEKEIQKIQQLLTDAESMWKDLPRVADLTAATNRTLDAVQQAKNELKENDDASVGKVSTKLREMSDRLVGTNEDIQRSLTQGNTMTEHAYNDISRSYETLRTEVQTLSKNEHVMLQTADNVIANKKRIEYGVHQILVEVGELIKMQGKNLNRTINDRFDNIETTIVENQTGALTNLSSKIESEMSQVWRQIGIMYQQLTASKMSLDKLTEQTEQYVNGSATTMDNMKDKVGLITTRMTEVDDNLNYLLGRLSLVAQEFNQIKTGLGDALDKVKASFLTVQSRLDDAGPGPHNITSAEKTT